The DNA segment GAAGCTCAAAAAAGATAGCATTCATTTCTATGGATCCATAAATTTGTTCAATAaatttttgtaatatatataattttaacatatatacataataagaattttgataatttattttatttatataataatcaaaACAAAGAGATAATATACCTTCggcaaaaataaatttatatgaatagatatttatgttaaataaaatatcatatatattatgtaataGATGTGttggaaatattataacatttccatatataagatattttccagttttaaaataaatgtatgGATCTgttattttactatttaatatattattgttactaaataaattatatccatttttttgatcataaaaattatgtgaGCTTATACTGGTTTCTATAAATTCTGAATGGAAATAATTTTCTAAAAACGTAAAATTTATgggtaaaaataaaataataatattgtcatacattatattttcttttgttaTTTCCAAGAagcattttaatatatatcctGTGTGTGCTGTCGAATATGTTAGTTCGTTTTGGTCTGCATCTGCAAATGCATAAATGTTTGGGACTCTCTtgccatttattttttcgtaGTAGTACTTCTCTCCgctttgttcatttttttcgccTTTTCCGCTTTTTCCgctttgttcatttttttcgccTTTTCCGCTTTTTCCGCtttctccatttttttcgcttttttcgattttttcgCCTTTTCCGCtttctccatttttttcgcTTTTCCCGCTTTCGCCATTTTCGACCTGGGGAACCGTTGGGGAGTCTGCAAAGCTAACTTGAAAAGCGCCTGGctggatttttttttttttttcggtAACTAATTCAGAATCAGAATGGTCAGAAATATTTGATAAACCCGATTCTGAAAAACATTCAAAATATGAATCACTATCTTGAGGAGAAGAATTATaaatttcatatttattgtttGTATTTCCTAAAGAGGATTCATTTTggttataattattatttaatgtaTTAGCTCCTTTTTTAGTTTCAGGATAATTTTTTGagatgttaatatttttatttttttcttttggtTGATAATTATCAGAATAGtgtattttttcatttttatataaaaaattataattaatgtTTTGTACATCTTTcaattttatcaaatttaaATGCATAAAATTAAAACCTCCTgcatataaacatatttgatcaggatataataaagaatttttatttgtagttttatatacaaaacaattttttccatctttttgatatatatttgttaatgtGTTTGATGATATAACAAAGTATGGAATAtcaataatacattttattttccatggacatttatttgtaatatcttcattattatatgactGATAAATAGTAGGAAaccatgttttatttttaatacaatTATTAATGGTAATTAAAAGGTTTTTCGTTTTATcgaaatatatttgattttgATAcgaatttaaattaaaaaactgGAAAGATAAATTTACAttaatgtttatttttacatcATACCCATCATTATcaccattattatttattcgGATTGTTTCACCGTTTTTGcaaaaattagaaaatttttcaaaattattatttttttctttattaaatatCTTGTTATCTatcataataaataaataattttttcctttcatattatttttttctattagtTTATCTAAAGATAAAAAGTCTACAATTTTAAATTCAGGATGTTGTAGATTATTATGAGAAAAATTATcaatgttatttatttttttattaaatttgatttttttttttttttcttcaccacaattatttattttagtattattataaatgtcAGGTGGAGGAAAATTGtcaaaattgttattttgtGATTTATAATCTGGATCTCTATATAAATGTTCATTACAATTTTGATGTTGTTTGTGTGTATAACTGTTTTTAGTATTTgtatcataattatatatattttcttcattattccattttctttttttttttttttcctttttttttttttttttaatttttctttttttttttgaatattgaTTTGTATCTTCATTTATTGTATCATTATCGTAGCTAGTAACTGATGAGTATTCATTTTGgattgtatttatatttgtttcgtttttaaaattttgaatattattttgagGTATAGAATTATAAATAGGAACATCTTTTTCCATTTCACTATTTTCAAATACATTTTGTATATAACTCTGATTGTCATATATTgtgtaataatttaattcTTCTTTTCCGTTTATTTTgatatcataatatttagCTTGTTTGGAATTATTTGGTATTTGaataactaaaaaaatatatttatttttttgaaattttatataagaTTCAATTTGATCTAATTGAATATATGACGATGCATCTAACTGTGTATGACTTGTTATTTCGTTAGTCaatgtttcattatttatttcgtaACTgcttcgtttttttttattaatatatttgtttattgtATTACAGTTTtcaaatttgtttatattttcttcatctaTTTCAACATCTTCGCTTTTTGGATGCTGTATGTTATTAGTACatattttcacatttttaatatcaaaattatttttttcaaaatcatttttatcatacaaataataaataggCATATAAAGAGTTACATTCATATGTGTGTTACCAATAattctttcatttttcatatctatatctaaatttattgATTGTTTGTTTAACTCAAATCGATGCGTCATTTTGGGTCCATAAAATTTTACCTTATATTTGATCGTTAAATAAATGGTTGCATTTAGgaaagtattttttttatatgcattTCTTAGTTGCTTTGAggatttaaaaataatttattttgttttttatcttAAAGATAAtagaaaatagaaaaaaaaatatatatatattatatggtCCAAATGTTTGTAACCCTCATCTTTGTGAAgctatttttgaaaattctAAATATTCTTATgttttttacatataaaaataaaaagatatttaattaaaacgACAAAAATTGACACTTATTTTTAGTATCCTTTTGAAGGATAATTAATAATctgttatatattatttttataaaaagggggaaaaaataaaaaaagagaataatATTCTATCAATAGagaaaatattcaaatataataaattaaaaataaaaattagtaaaagtttaattaaaaaaatatatgtttaaaaatgataaacaaTTTTACTATAAAACGTGTAGAGATCATTTCTTTcgttttctttttctttttttttttcatttttaatatttttttttgaaaaatttgtATGCCATTATCTCAAATGGTCACATATTTTACAAGCGTGTGTATGTATACAATTTAGGAAAgtagaaataaaatatgtatatacatatattactttttttttattttaccaAAATAATTTctattttcataaatatagatataaataggactcataattatttttgacAAACAAAcactaaaaatatattgaaaatatcAGATTTAGTTTTACGAGTtcaaaaaaatggataaaaattgataaaaattgataaaaattgataaaaatggataaaaattgataaaagataaacatattataataatgagaaattatatatgtgtgaCAATTcctcatttttataaatttaaacgAAAAAAGTTATgcaaaaaattcaaatagggtacaaaaaaatgtgaaaaagcAAAAGAACGAAAGTATCCAAATTTTTAATCActattttttgatttttaaaatgtttcatttatttatcttCCTTTTTTATGACTTTGAAAAAGAAGCTAATCTAATAGCTACAAGTTTGATTAAATAAGTtttcacaaaataaaaaatttttcttaattttcCAATATTTCGTTTAACACCATCCAACGGTTTGTTTTCTCTTTTAGTATTTCAGCACAATTTAAAGATTcctgtaaaaaatataagtattataagtattataaatggtaattttttttagtttaatcaaaatatacaaaaattataattttcacaCATGAATGACCAAATCGATCAGCAACCAATTTAAGGAAACACTCTTTAAATTCGTTATTTCATGTATCTTGCATTTATGATCTTAAATAAACTACTCAACGTTGTAATGTAAATTTATGTATGATTGTACAGAATAAAAAGGCCTACCCCGTTGGTATTATTTATTCCCCCATAAACAACTAGGTGGTTTTTCCATGGAAATGCGACAAAATTTGATCGAGCAAAATTTAAACTGGGCCCTTCTATCCACTCATTTCTTTTAAAGTCGTAAATTTCTACTGATTTGAGATCCTTCACTCCGGTCGATCCCCCTAAAGGCGAAAAAAGAAAAGCAAAATAATGGGGAAAAAATAATGGGGAAAAAATAATGGGGAAAAAATAATGGGGAAAAAATAATGGGAAAAAATAATGGGAAAAAATAATGGGAAAAAATAATGGGGAAAAAATAATGGGGAAAAATAATGCGAAAAAATAATGCGAAAAAATAATGCGAAAAAATAAtgcgaaaaaaataacaccAATTTGTACATATAGCAAAATTTACCTAtagcatatattttattgtcgAATACTATTGCGACCAATGCGAGCCTAGCTTGTTTTAACGATTTACACATTTTCCATTTcatgtttttttcatttaaatttaacATTTCAACACTTTTATGAACTTTTCCATAATTTCCAATTCCATCTTTTCCcccaattataaaaattgtattatggAAAATAATCGCACTAGCCGAATGCCTAACACAATTAAGAGGGGGTAAAGATCTCCACGAATTTATTTTGCTATCATAATATTCAAcactttttaatatatgcTGATTACCTTCTCCCCCTAACACAAAAAGATTATTATCCCCTGTACATATACCACAAAAATTTGATCTCGAAAAAtgcattaaatttatttgtttccatttttttttttcttgacaatatttttctattagagcatattttttttttccatctgTTCCCCCGATAGCTAATATACATCCATTTTTAgttaaacataaaaaatgccCATATCTGAAAAAAggtaatttatttattttttttcttaatacatattttttatcttcatCTATAGTTATATTAATAGATATTAATTCGTTGTTGGAATTCATTTGTCTTTTAGAATCATTGACTACATATGAATATACTATGTTTATATCATCAGAAAGTTCTTCACTTTTTTCTAGATTTAATTCATTgcatattgtatttttttttgtataagaattattttcttcatctcTGCCTGTACAGTCaggtatattattaatatcactatttatattatttatgtcaTAATCAGTGTCAGCTATATTCGTATTATTTATGTCATAATCAGTGTCAGCTATATTCgtattatttatgttataatCAGGATCAACTATATTCgtattatttatgttataatCAGGATCaactatatttatattatttatgttataatCAGTGTCaactatatttatattatttatgttataatCAGTGTCAActatattcatattatttatgttataatCAGGGTCAGctgtatttatattatttatgctATAATCAGGGTCAGCTATATTCGTATTATTTATGCTATAATCAGTGTCAActatattcatattatttatgttataatCAGGGTCAGctgtatttatattatttatgctATAATCAGGGTCAGCTATATTCGTATTATTTATGCTATAATCAGGATCaactatatttatattatttatgctATAATCAGGGTCAGctgtatttatattatcttgTTTACCattgtataaaatttgttCATTTGTTATTTCATTTGTAAAACATAAATTAggatatatatcattattatttatctcattcttatcattattatttataacgGCGTCCATTCTATCGTCGTTTATACAATTTCTTTTCATTAAACTGATATTTATGTGATCTTTACTTATGACATTCATACCAGTTATtgcaaaatattaaataaagcaaaaatcggtttgaaataaaaaaagagaaagatAAGAGAAATGGAGAGACCTTCTCAAAAATAAATGCtggaaaaaaattaaccaaaaaaatagttcttaaaaaaaaatattaatcaCTAAAGCTGTATAGAAATGTATGTGTgtatttatgaaaaataaatatgtagaatatagtatttattttttctaataataaaaaaaaaataataaaacaagcATCTTtctttcatatttatatgtgtaagaactcatttttttattttctgatCAAATTAAGGAACGGAAGTagccatatttttttgttcgtTGTGGTTGAGCATTAGTGTTTGTGTGAATATAACACTTTTCTATTTATTTGTAATTAAATCgattttgtattattttgaaaaGATGCAGtctattataaaaaataataaaagtacaaaatagcgaaaaaataacgaaaaaatgacgaaaaaataacaaaaataaacgaaaaaatatatcttatttcGGCATTGAAAATGGAATAATATAGTTTTGGCTCTTGTGTGTTAAACTGTTAgaaagatatatatttatttgttccTTTTTGATATAAAATACTTATTCACAATATGATAAACGTAGAAAGATTCAAATTCAAgtgtatatttaaaaaaaaattacaatataaaaatgatacaaTATGAGTTATGGAAaggtgcatatatataagtatacaatacaattatattatttttacaactTTAATATAGGTATATAATGGgcttatatataataagccAGTTAAAGAATTGGCTACAACATGGAttagtttattttttcacaaaaaaaaCGATATACATGTAATAATGTTCTTATTATAGGTTATGGCcctttccatattttttgttatatattcAACTATAGgatattaatttttgttttttactTGTCAACTCCATCATgacaaatttttaaaaagaaggaagcaattatattaatgtccttatgataataatgcattattttattatgtagctatttttttttctccctTTATAAGCATTGGTGTCATAGCAACAGCGAAATggtctataaaaaaaattattgcttgttcataaaaaaaaaaatttatagcCAATTGTagctaataaaaaaaaatattttttttatatttaatttccttcttattatttctttgtaatatatgataaattatatataaaaaatagctaATCCCCAtgcacacaaaaaaaaagacaataaTGTTGTGCTTAATAATTGaaaagtattatttttataaattggTTTTCATTGACTGTATAAAGTATATTAAAAACActgtattttattataaataataatatgtaaaTAGCATATGCTAATAATCTATATATTAGTGTATAATAAATAGTGAAATAGTGAACAATTACAAAGGAAAGGATGTACATAATTTTTGGGATAAAATAATTGCATATTTAAAgctaaaaatgaaaaataaaaaaatggcttgtaaaataaaaaaaatttaaggtATAAATTGATTATTTTGACTAGTTAAGcataaaatagtaatatttgttttattttttttttatttaaaattttttctttctgAACATAGAATAATTTCCAAATTAAATTCtatactttaaaaaaataaaaaaaaggtgTGTGTAAATAAgggtatatatatgtgtaggAAATAGgcacaaattaaaaaaaaatatataatgcccagttttataaattcattaaaatatatatgtaaatattgttttataaattcattaaatatatatataataatagataaactaaaaaaaaatggctTATTAATTGTGTAGcgaatttattatttatgctATAAAAAATTGTGGAAGCTTCCATATTTTTAGCAAGAATTATGCTTTAGgacaataaaaaatgatggaATTGGCACGAAGATAAATTACAAtagtaaaaattatatatgtatgtagaaatatataatagacaacCATTCcacatttattaatttattatattatggagttatattaattttataatttattttgttttcgttttttatacacatatatatatgtgtgtgcgtattttttatttggtaAACTGTTTTAATAGCATAATTAATTGCTacatttctatatttttgttattgttattttattctttaaatatatatacatatgagaTATTGCTATATGAATGCACATATGCAGATTTGTTCtcttttttgaatatatgaATATGCAATCATGAAAGtatttaatgttataattttaaaaatatgagcGTTATTTTTCGATTAACTTAGTGTTGTAAAATTAAGTACAAtgaaacattatttttaatggaTCTAATGTTTAATATTATGCACAtccatgtatatatataaatatatttgtatgcacatgtgtatatattgATAATAGAGTGCAACTGTTTCCtctattaaataataactaTAGCTGAAACcatccatatatatatatatatatatattaggcTTGcctttagtttttttttttaatgtcaAACATAAGTATAATGAATAACCCAACGGCTGTGCAGATCTGTGATATTGCACAGTTATCTACAGGTATTGCATCAGAAGATATTGGAAATAAGAATAAAGAAAGTTTTAGGATTGATTCcgattatttgaaaaatggCTCAGGTGATGAGTGCTACAAAGTATTTGATAAAAGTGTGACTATGCCAATTGACAGTGATAATGATagttataattataatttttacaaaagaaataaatataaggaAGGCTCAATACAAACTACATTAAATATAGATGACAGTGATATAGAGAATACCATCGAGCATAAAATTgaagaaaattatttacTCATTAAAAACGATGAAAGTGTTGggaacaatataaataaaaaagagaaaaacaTAATTGAAACGTTAGAGGAAAAAGAAATTATTCATAATGAATTAGATATAAAAGCTATTGTTAATAAAAGTAAGATATGTGAATCCACAAACAGCAATAACGTGTTGGATAAACACATTCTAAAtgaaaaattgtatattgaaaatatagaGCAAACCTTTGAAATAAACGAAGTCGAAGTAAATACACATAACGGGGATACGAACGAAATATTGACTTGtcaaaattttgaaaataatgtaaCTACACAGAATATAAATGAGAATAATTTGAAATGTATTGATGGAATCATAACAAAAAGGAATTACTTGAATGATTATGAAAGTATAGGAGAAAAACCATTATTATGTagtgaagaaaatgaaaattgctcaaataacattttaaaaGGTTTAGAAGATAATTCAGAGTATGATAACTTAGATATTAATTGGAATAAAGCCCAAATAAAAACGTGTATTAGAATTAAGCCATCAGAATTTGTAGAAAACGAAtccaaaaatattattacacAAAGAGgttcaaataaaatattaatagatTATGGAATGaaagataaagaaaaaaaaaaaatagagtTTTTGGTCGATAAagttttttatgaaaatagtAAGCAATCTGATGTTTGGAATAGTATTTGTTTTTCTATCGAttcaatttttaatttcaaaaaTGCTACAATATTTGCTCATGGGCATACAGGGACAGGTAAAACATATACTATGATAGGTCCTGATATTATGGAATTAATTAagaaacgaaaaaaaaaatatagatatactTCTAGAAGAATATATCCAAATGAATTATTAGTGAATACTAATAGTTTAAAACTCTCAAATAATTACAACAGTAATAATTGTTGGTATGATAGAAAGCGATCATGTTCTCAacctttatttaatttaccTCCTAAAGGAAATCCTTTAACAAATAGGAATTCAAGTAATTTTAAGCGAACTTTTGATATatcttataatttttttaattttcgaAATAATcccaaaaataatatagactgtgttaatgaaaattattcTGGAAAATCTGAGtattataaaacattttcTGAATATAGAAATGAATATAAAcctaattttaaattttttaaagacGACAtacaattaattttaaattctGAAAGGAAAGGAATTATACCTCGAGCATGTGAAGAGATAATGAATAGAATATCGTTGCTAAGGGAGAAGAGTTCTCGTGAATTTTGTTAttcaaatgaaaaatataagaatgGCAGCAATGCTGAGGAtgaaaacaataataattgtGAGGATCGAGGTGATAAATGTAAGGAAAATGATACATTATTCCCAAATTTTAAAGTGTATGCTTCTTATATGCAATTATATAATGACAGAATATTTGATTTGCTAAATTCATGTATTGAATCACAGCCATATTTAAGTACATTaaaatcaaaattttcaaataGTACTACATTTGTTAACGGATTGTTAACTGTTGAAGTGAATAGTTGTGAAGAATtaatagaattattaattgATGGTACAAGTAATAGAGCTTGCAGAATAACCAAAACGAATGAAATGTCAACACGATCACAttctatatttaaaatagaattaagaaatgtaaataattcaaaacCTGAACATTTTAAGTCatgtaatttattattaatcgATTTAGCaggaaatgaaaaatatgtagCATCTAATGAGAAATTATATACAACAGAAGTATGTTCAATAAACAGAAGTTTATCCGCCTTGTCATTATGTATAAATGAATTATcaaaaggaaataaaaacataagtTATAGAAACTCTATATTAACAAGATTATTACAAGATTCTATAGGGGGTTctaataaaacaatttttatttgtacaATATCACCATATGTAAAAAATGCACGCGACACATTATCTTCATTAAAATTAGTATctaaagcaaaaaaaattaaattcgAGATAAAGAATACTAattcttatatatatgaagaagatataaaaaaattaaaaaaagaattatattttttgaaaaagtttgttttttttcaatatataaCGAATAAGTATGAAAATAAGAAAAGGCTAAAAAGGATAAAggatttatgttttaatgtgTCGCTttgtgaaaatgaaaataatgtttCTGTTGCGTTAAATGATAAATCTGAGAATTGGGCCGATGGTAAATGCAAAAGCAGTTGTGTTACAAGGGAGAATTGTAATAGCACAAAAGAAAGCAGCAGTAATCGAACAAATGAAAGTCATGCTAAAGAAATGGAAGGAGAAAAAGTAAATGAGGAGGGTGAAGAAAAATACGACAATAAAGAAGAATTAAAGAGAAATGATGGTATACTTTATGAATCATTTTCCAAATTTAAAGaccaaaaagaaaaagaaattatcAACAAAAATGAGCTAAATAAtgtagataataataattataaagatATAGAAAGAATATACAAGGATTATGAAGTTAGTTCGTTTAATTCGTTATTGCATCAATGGAATATGAATAAATCGAGCATTAAAAGGATAAGAGAGGAGTTTGAAACAagtgaaaatgataaaaaaaatatttggtTCCATCAGAATggaaatgtaaataaaaaaggtatTATGAACTTTATCGATGCTCACACTGTCGAGTATGAAATAGAAACTGAAGATGGTATATGTTGTGAAGAAGAAATCGGTGATAATGCAGTTGTTggagaaaatattttacttgATGAATATGATAACATGAATTTGGAAGAGTCTGAAAagggtatattttttaataaagaaTGCATACAAAACAGcgaaaaaaaagatgaaatgaaaaaacatGATAAAATCAACATAAATGATcataaagaaaataacaatgaaaaaaaattgaaaatgaacaataaaaatgatacaaaAAGAGCAGTTTTATGTAATTTAAATATgagtataaataaaaataagggTGTAAGCAGCGTTTTTAATggtaaaataaatgaatataataccccccaaaaaaaaattaataaaaaaggaaaaatcgAAAGtcaaaaaagagaaaaaaaaggtCTAAAAGAtaagaagaaaaaatataattcttaTAACTGGAATACGGATAGTTATATGCGTgatagtaaaaaaaagttGTCGTTATTAAAGGGATCTAGGAAATATGACAATTTGAGTAAACTTAATGAACCATTAAATT comes from the Plasmodium yoelii strain 17X genome assembly, chromosome: 6 genome and includes:
- a CDS encoding kinesin-19, putative translates to MNNPTAVQICDIAQLSTGIASEDIGNKNKESFRIDSDYLKNGSGDECYKVFDKSVTMPIDSDNDSYNYNFYKRNKYKEGSIQTTLNIDDSDIENTIEHKIEENYLLIKNDESVGNNINKKEKNIIETLEEKEIIHNELDIKAIVNKSKICESTNSNNVLDKHILNEKLYIENIEQTFEINEVEVNTHNGDTNEILTCQNFENNVTTQNINENNLKCIDGIITKRNYLNDYESIGEKPLLCSEENENCSNNILKGLEDNSEYDNLDINWNKAQIKTCIRIKPSEFVENESKNIITQRGSNKILIDYGMKDKEKKKIEFLVDKVFYENSKQSDVWNSICFSIDSIFNFKNATIFAHGHTGTGKTYTMIGPDIMELIKKRKKKYRYTSRRIYPNELLVNTNSLKLSNNYNSNNCWYDRKRSCSQPLFNLPPKGNPLTNRNSSNFKRTFDISYNFFNFRNNPKNNIDCVNENYSGKSEYYKTFSEYRNEYKPNFKFFKDDIQLILNSERKGIIPRACEEIMNRISLLREKSSREFCYSNEKYKNGSNAEDENNNNCEDRGDKCKENDTLFPNFKVYASYMQLYNDRIFDLLNSCIESQPYLSTLKSKFSNSTTFVNGLLTVEVNSCEELIELLIDGTSNRACRITKTNEMSTRSHSIFKIELRNVNNSKPEHFKSCNLLLIDLAGNEKYVASNEKLYTTEVCSINRSLSALSLCINELSKGNKNISYRNSILTRLLQDSIGGSNKTIFICTISPYVKNARDTLSSLKLVSKAKKIKFEIKNTNSYIYEEDIKKLKKELYFLKKFVFFQYITNKYENKKRLKRIKDLCFNVSLCENENNVSVALNDKSENWADGKCKSSCVTRENCNSTKESSSNRTNESHAKEMEGEKVNEEGEEKYDNKEELKRNDGILYESFSKFKDQKEKEIINKNELNNVDNNNYKDIERIYKDYEVSSFNSLLHQWNMNKSSIKRIREEFETSENDKKNIWFHQNGNVNKKGIMNFIDAHTVEYEIETEDGICCEEEIGDNAVVGENILLDEYDNMNLEESEKGIFFNKECIQNSEKKDEMKKHDKININDHKENNNEKKLKMNNKNDTKRAVLCNLNMSINKNKGVSSVFNGKINEYNTPQKKINKKGKIESQKREKKGLKDKKKKYNSYNWNTDSYMRDSKKKLSLLKGSRKYDNLSKLNEPLNLEGEENSSIALDNNNNYEDNNYSNSKSGSYDNGTIASLTESRNSEKCVKNNLCVPKKGERNKKNSETSDIFINSINHSCNTKFMAQNKNPNFVNNAEINNMVINKMRVYDNLKGKGKYSGKGCNVKKNLIGNNNGMMDVEIIKNENLCDSKINIKNDDSFCEKRKSERYRSTSENYNFTNLRNKTIIGKNKGEFSYYIEFDDTKDVNSIGSRDGSVHGSITSCINEGSNLRGENVMKEMGSKQNGLNPHRKLKIGDVKFNDVKKNVNIINNNNISNSGDNMNNNLISEIEQSWQSFEKKLEKKLKEKKLQKEMEMESCGRLNNNGNKISALEENKNRLVILKNKYEKILSNSKKQSRNNLKEYSYDLIKGNNVINNTNICIDREKKCRSSNLCDNGENSVIGKDGSNCSLNDIKISNISNDNIKEKIVKNIINNYDNRFIDKGDIKYKEELIDNNYDHPNSTHSNCIIHYKKNTVNNLNKIELTYNDKIDREEEVGLNNTMNTNVNLSNLLDIGNPKKGKEKMVNKIYNNLNNTNFHSQNVGNSYIYKFEVKKKGNITNSRDGIEKREDIKWSSIDKNIKEYNKGKIKERNEYLINDGNHKNMFSISNKISNGIRNGENISLVVSKNNKIIDSNNCYWIMNNTENIEYLDQDIRTNRYKYGIVNKYVENCYVNAIVHENNSDVKHVCMESKKTIETPQKMHKINFFYQNDSSNKNDDFLENEEQNRMIKNYNYMYGNIQEANEKDECGNNSIALFNKNNRNVEQRGNGGYIVNTNKMNNGNDINNSSNMNNNICGKYIIRKNIVCSNQFDRLIENSDKSEKKNLSNIDFLSSDIIRSNNMKGKICFENNKGYESKISMYNDMRRRKDEDNVASLYGCFFSNKNIGGDVGDYQKKIKHPIYQDNKRGNIQNMEYKHSDKTQHFSNYGINRVK
- a CDS encoding kelch domain-containing protein, putative; the encoded protein is MNVISKDHINISLMKRNCINDDRMDAVINNNDKNEINNNDIYPNLCFTNEITNEQILYNGKQDNINTADPDYSINNINIVDPDYSINNTNIADPDYSINNINTADPDYNINNMNIVDTDYSINNTNIADPDYSINNINTADPDYNINNMNIVDTDYNINNINIVDTDYNINNINIVDPDYNINNTNIVDPDYNINNTNIADTDYDINNTNIADTDYDINNINSDINNIPDCTGRDEENNSYTKKNTICNELNLEKSEELSDDINIVYSYVVNDSKRQMNSNNELISINITIDEDKKYVLRKKINKLPFFRYGHFLCLTKNGCILAIGGTDGKKKYALIEKYCQEKKKWKQINLMHFSRSNFCGICTGDNNLFVLGGEGNQHILKSVEYYDSKINSWRSLPPLNCVRHSASAIIFHNTIFIIGGKDGIGNYGKVHKSVEMLNLNEKNMKWKMCKSLKQARLALVAIVFDNKIYAIGGSTGVKDLKSVEIYDFKRNEWIEGPSLNFARSNFVAFPWKNHLVVYGGINNTNGESLNCAEILKEKTNRWMVLNEILEN